GGATCGATCACAAGTGACCACAATGGTGCTAATGAATGTGGTGGTATCAAGGTTTTGAACGAGAAGGTAGCCTGTGACAAAACGGTAGGTAACACGATATGACAGTTACAACAACTCAAAAGGAAACACAAACTTTGGCAAGAATCCTCgaaagagagaggagagTACAGAGGGAATGCGGAGACATGATTCCATGTGCAATGTATCTCCACATCCAAGAccagacgagaagaagcttggccATGAGCTTCTTTTTCGCCCTCGCATATGATGTCTAGGCCCGAATCTCGTGGATAATAACATTTGGCTTGTGATAGACCGCCATGAATCTATCGGGTCTCTGAGTCTGGCCTCGGAATGATCGGCAGAAACGCTAGGTGTGTTTCGTGTTTCAGGATCTCATCTTCTAGAGGTTTATGTTTCGACTTTGAGTCAGGCTCgatggtttttttttttgagaCGATTTCTTTTTTCCGTCACCGactcagctcagctcagcccaTCCTCAAGCAAGGGACATAGATGGTGGTAACGTTAATGCAGCGTTGACAGATGCACAGGCTGATATGTAAAGAGTGATGGATGGTTACACGTGGACCTTGCGGTATAGCATGcactcttctcttctgccAAAACAATACCGATTGACAAATGCATGAACATCATGGCGCCAAGCCTTGTCTCTCCAACTTTCAATACGTACCTATCAATCAACCTCCCCCAAGACATCTATCAGTCCAAAGAACTAAGAGGTTTTAGTGCCATTTTTACCCCTGGAACCTTTCCCAATCCACTCTTTTATACTTGACACCAAATCGACTTTGAGTTTTTTTCTGTatggaaacaaaaaagaCGATCATCATGGGGTTGTTTGTTCGTTGACGTGTATGAACTACCCGCGCGGTGATTCGAAACAACCGGCCCTTTAAAGGTCCCATGTCTGTAACCACCATGGTTTGTTTTACTGGCTACAGAGCACGGTTGATCGCCGAAAGCATCAGGGGTGCGGGGAGAGAGTTACTACCCATGGGCAGGTCATGATTCAACGGTTCACTTTGTCTGAGGCTCATCACCAAAAGTCTTACTCTTTCTACTTTTAGTCTTATTAGTCTCGCTCGTTATTCGTTCCTCGAGATGCTCTCcctggatctggatctggatctgaAAGCAGTAGCAATGCACCAAGTACCAAGCACCAAGCTACCTAGGGTACCCAGGTCTTCCATCGTCCATTAATACGTATAACCCAAGTCTAGCCCCCATCGTATCTATCAACGTTTAGTCTAGTCTAGCCAAGCCAGGACCAGCCTGAAAACGATCAGACGTGTATTCAGCTTCTGCTTATTGCATTCTCGTATTCCATTCTGTATCTTCCTCTAGTTAAAATCTGTTATCGTCCTTCTTTCCGTCTTTTCTACTTCATCTTTTCAGGCAATCTCTCCCTCGGCCTCTTCCCTTCTTAACTTTGTTTTCATGAATACCATGGCCTGATCATTCTTTCTCATGCCTACCAATTATTAAAACCTGAACGCctcaccagcatcaacaagcCGCTTATTCGACCACTACTACAACTAGACTCAGCATCGCCACATCATCTGCTTAAGCCATCAAACTACACGCATTAACTGGCCCATCAGTAAAGCTTCTTAATCGAGAATCTCTACATAAAAGAACCAGCCCCAGCCATTACCTGGTAACTTACACCATACTACACCACACTCAAATCTTCCAGGAGAAGTCTATTCATCGCTGAGCGATACATACGTACCCTATCAACCATCATGAAATTCAGCacgttggccttggccagTCTGGCTTCTCTAGCCACTGCTACCAAGACAGCACCCAAGTCACTCGACACCTCAAATCCCGGTAGGTGACTCAGTGGTGTATTATCCAAGAGTGTTTGACTAACAACTCTAGACTCCATCAGGGATGTTGCTGGAACATTGGCCTTCGATGCCATGTCCTACTACAGAGGAAACATATCTTCAGTCCCCAAAGACTTGGGAGATCTTCAGGACCCTTACTACTGGTGGGTAGCAGGCGCTCTATGGGGCATCATGCTCGACTACTACCACCTTACCGGAGATTACTCATACAACGATGTCGTAATCGAAGCCCTCCTGGGTCCCACGAACCTCGGAAAGGGTCACAACTACATGCCTGTTGAGCATGCCGATGAGGAGGGCAACGACGACCTCTTCTTTTGGGGCAACGCCGTCTTGTCAGCTGCTGAGCGAAACTTTCCTCAGCCCAACAAGGACCTGCCGTCTTGGCTCGATATTTCCATCAACGTCTTCGATCAGCTTGTTAGTCGTTGGGACACAACAAAGTGTAACGGTGGTCTTCTGTGGCAGATCTACCCAAACAACCCCAACGGCATGACATACAAGAACTCAGTCAGCAACGGCGGTTTCTTTCAGCTTGCTGCCCGTCTCGGTCGTATCACGGGCGATGCCAAATATCTCGATTGGGCCGTCAAGATCTGGGACTGGTCGTGGGAAGTTGGTTTTATAGATCAACGAAACTACCACGTTTACGACGGCACCGACACCAAGGACAACTGTCAAAAGACTGTCTACCACTCATTTACTTACACTCAGGGCATCTACCTCTATGGAGCTGCTGTTATGGCAAACTACACCGAAAAGCCAGAGTGGGCTGAGCGCAGCAGGAGGTTGCTCAAAGGCACCGACTGGTTCTTTGCGCCGTTTGGAAACGTCACCAATGTCATGTACGAAGCCGCCTGCGAGACCGTCAAGAGTTGTACAGCAGACATGGAAACCTTCAAAGGTTACCTGTCACGTTTCATGTACCTCTCCGTCCAGATGCAACCTGATCTCAAGGCTCACGTCCATGACCATCTTTTGCCAAGTGCCAAGGCGGCTGTTCAGACCTGCACTGGTGGTAAGACAGGCCGTGAGTGCGGTCAGCGCTGGTATGTTGAAGGTTATGACGGAAACCCTGGCCTCGGTCAGCAAATGTGCGCCCTTGAAATTGTTCAGGGATTGTTGTTGGATCAAGCCCCTGCACCGCTGAAGGGCGATGATATTAAGGTCATTCGTAGCACGGACTGGGCTGCCATGGACGTTCACGAGTCCAAGATTAAGAGCACTCCATCGTCTTCCAATACCGCCGAGACGGCGTCAGCAACGTCTGGCTCGCCCCCTAAGCCTACAAAGAGCGAGGATGCGGCCGGTTCGTACCGGGCTGATCTCATCCTTGCATCGTTCAGTATTGTAACTGTCCTCACTTTCCTGGGACTGGCCTAGACAAAAGTTATTGATTATTCGTTAGATTTTAAACGGGATAGAATGGACAGACGTTCGGGCTATGGATTGATTATTGATTGGTCTAAAGGACAAACATTCTTGTAAAACGCTTGTACCCACGAGCGTTGCCTTTTATAATTTCACGAGATTACGTCTAGAATCTAGATCTAACTTTCAAACGCCTTTTTGCCGTGTCTTGTTCCCCACCGTGACTTAGGATCCTCTTACTTCAGCCAACGTTGTCTTCAAGGAGTCTAAGAATCTTGTCACTTCGGCATCTGTGCCGACTGTAATGCGCAGGCATCCTAGACATCCGTGCTCTTTACCTCTGAATCGTACAACCACACCCTTGCCTTCGGCAAGTTTCTCATATACGGCCAACGCAATGCTGTTGTCCGGCTCACCTGCCGAGTTAAGCATCTCGTAAAGCATAAAGTTACTTTCAGTACCACCACGTAGACGACCAACGCCGGGGATCTTGGGCAGCTCCTGAATGAGTCGATCACGTTGCTCGAGTAGACGGGCTCGGTGGTCTCGCATAATGGCAAGGCCTTTTTCGGAGACAGCGTAAGATGCAAGAGCGCTCGTGGGGCTTGAAATGTTATAAGGGGCcttgaggctgttgaggagtCGAGCGATGGGAGGTGAGGTGAACGCAGCACCGAGACGAATACCAGCCATACCAAAGGCCTTGGAGAGGGTCTGCATGACTACCAAGTTGGGGAACTCAGCCACCCACTCCGCGAGAGAAGCATTGTCGGGGGCAAAGTCGATATAAGCCTCGTCGAGAACAACGACTCCGTTCCATGTAGGATGGTCGAGGATCTGCTGAACATCGGACTTGGCGAGAAGTGAACCAGTAGGGTTACCAGGTGAGCAAAGGTAGACCAGCTTGATGTTAGGCTCGTTTGTCAAGGCGTTAAGAACAGCTGGCACATCAATGCTGAAAGAGGGAGCCTCCAGGAGAGGAATCTTGACCAGTGCGACGTCGTTGACCTGGGCagatacagagtacatgcCGTATGTAGGTGGACATGTAAGAATGCGATCCTTTCCAGGGATGCAAAAGCAACGCAGCAGAGCATCAATGGCCTCGTCActtccaacaccaacaaacaggTTCTCTGGCTTGAGCGTCTTGCTTGTGTGAGCATGGGTGTTGCGCAACTCGCAAAGCAGCTGCTTCAACGGCTCCTGGTGAGGATCGGGATAGCGGTGCAGGCCCAGCAGGTCGACATCGACACCATTGGCAGTCTTATCGGCAACATCTGAGCTCAGCGAAGGACCATACGCGTTCTCGTTGGCATCGAGGAGGATGTTTGTCCCATCATCCTTGTAGTCGCTGTGGGAATTGTTAGTCTTGTCTCTGTGTCGATTGCGGGGGAGGGGCAACTTGCTCTCGCGCACAGCGATAGGGCTCGAGGGCCAAGATATTTGGCCTAGCACAGGTTTCGAGGTTGAAGGGCGCCATTGGACGTCTAATTGATCTAATTGTGTGTTTACGGGTAGAAGATATGAAGGGGAATGTGAAGCTCTTGCTCTTTAAGCTATCAACGTATAGCCACTTTTGCTTGATAAGGCCGACGCCGGAGGGGCGAGTCATCAGGGTTTATGTGGGGCGGGGATGTTATCATAGGAAAGGCGTTTAAGACGTTGGATGATTGACGAAGTAAAGATTTGGTGTTTAAAACCCTTGATAAGCAACAAGGATTGACTCCGAACTATAACTCTATGAGTACTTCAGATATTGCTGTACCGGTGTTGCATCTATACTTCTGATGATTACTCACAGGTGCTTTTGCTACCCTGCAGAGAAAGGGAACAACTTGAAGGGGTTGGTTTTGAGATGTTGAACAGATATGATACAAGTGAGACTGTTCGCAAACAGAGTGAAATAACCATTTAATTTGTAGTTTTTCTTTCTTAATTATATGAACCGATAAGTTGATACAAATAGTAAGTGATCCAGCTACCCTTGTGACAAACCAGTTAGAACCATAGGTAAGGTTTCTCATGAAGACATATTCACCACCTACTTATGCCATTGCAACGCGTCTAGCAGTTGTATAACATGAACAAACCAGGGATGAGACTTGTGAAAAACCATAAAACTCCAAAACGACTACAAGACGCATCGAACGGCAGCTTGTGATACAGTGAGGTGGATGTCAACCATGGGAGCTACCAACATAGGGCCAGATTCAGACGCTCTTCAATATCCAAGGTCGCGTGGCCCAATGGCAAGGCGTCTGACTACGAATCAGAAGATTCTGGGTTCGATCCCCAGCGTGATCAGGATTTCTTTTTAATGTTGGTGTCGAATATCTGTCGATCGTCTGTGGTGGGCAGGGTTGGTGCAAACCTTTTTTGTGGGTTAGATCTAGCGTCGAGATGACTTGCATGGCCTCAGTGTAACCTTGACAGGTAGTGAGTGGGTAGCAGAGAAGTTGGCCTCTTAAGTattagggtataaaaataagtagtctaagaacactagtctaagcagcataagctggcctaataattttgtctcttatgtttctAGcggtcaatgtttctgataccctgaggccttGACTATCAAGCATCTATAAGGGCATTGTGTAAAGAAGTTGTATCAATATATGACAGGCGGTATAAAACCTGGTCTCGTTTCTTAGGGTGTTCAATCTCCATCTTGTGGGACACGGACAGCATACAAAGACACTAGGCAAAGGTTTCAGTACTGTAAGTAAACTGGGATCTGGTAATGGCCGAATGGAATCTGTGAGCAAGCATTGAAACTTGCTTGGCAAACCTGACAGTATACATTCCAACACTCTTGTTCTGGTTCTTTCTGTTGATACCGGCGTCATAATCATATTCATATCAAAGTCATAAGACATCTACCATACAGTCTAGATTCATAACACacatatccatatccataaTTCGTAAACTTCATCAAATGCCTGAATCATCTTGCTCCATCTCCATTTTGTGCGAAAAGTCATGCCACGCCTTGCAGCCCTTCTCCATATCCTCATATTCCTGGTCTGACACCAAGTCAGGaatttcttcctctcgtACAACGAATTGCATCGAAAAACCTTCAGCAGCATGCCACCCGATGTGACAGTGCAGGAGCCATACACCTGGATTATTTGTCAGGAAGGCGATCACCAAATGCCCCTTAGCAGGTAGGAGGGCAGTATCACGGCGCGGTGGATTGTCTGTTTTGAGTGTGACGTTGGAACCATACGGCCCAACACCCTGAGCGAGAATGTGGTAGTCAAAGCCATGCAGATGGATCGGGTGAGAAATGTCGAGTTCCGTCTCAATAGCGAGGTAGACCCATGCGTCCTTCTTTGGGACATGAATCACGGCGTTAGACTCGGTGAATGAGACATTGTGACCGAGCTTAAGGAGTGAAGGGTGGTCCCATTCAGCGATCATGGTGGTACTGTTGAGGGACCACTTGATAATACCATCGGAATTCCAGGATCGGTTGGCATTCTCGACGACCTCCATATCCGGGGGCCCGACGGTGTGGGGAACAATAGGCACAATGCTTTCATATGGTTCATCTTCGCAGTGATCAACATATTTTCGTCCTTTTGTTGTGGGTGTCGAACTGTTGGAAGAGTATGATACAATCCCCAAGGCGTTTTGTGGGTTGGCGTTCTTGGTGCAGTCGAGCTGAGGAAGGGCGCGGAGCCAAAAAGACGATGTTTTTGAAGCTTGATTGGCGGTAACGAGAATATCCATGCGTTCACCTAAAGAGTGTTAGAGGT
This is a stretch of genomic DNA from Fusarium graminearum PH-1 chromosome 4, whole genome shotgun sequence. It encodes these proteins:
- a CDS encoding histidinol-phosphate aminotransferase — encoded protein: MAPFNLETCARPNILALEPYRCARDDYKDDGTNILLDANENAYGPSLSSDVADKTANGVDVDLLGLHRYPDPHQEPLKQLLCELRNTHAHTSKTLKPENLFVGVGSDEAIDALLRCFCIPGKDRILTCPPTYGMYSVSAQVNDVALVKIPLLEAPSFSIDVPAVLNALTNEPNIKLVYLCSPGNPTGSLLAKSDVQQILDHPTWNGVVVLDEAYIDFAPDNASLAEWVAEFPNLVVMQTLSKAFGMAGIRLGAAFTSPPIARLLNSLKAPYNISSPTSALASYAVSEKGLAIMRDHRARLLEQRDRLIQELPKIPGVGRLRGGTESNFMLYEMLNSAGEPDNSIALAVYEKLAEGKGVVVRFRGKEHGCLGCLRITVGTDAEVTRFLDSLKTTLAEVRGS